A DNA window from Phoenix dactylifera cultivar Barhee BC4 unplaced genomic scaffold, palm_55x_up_171113_PBpolish2nd_filt_p 001398F, whole genome shotgun sequence contains the following coding sequences:
- the LOC120108568 gene encoding uncharacterized protein LOC120108568, translating to MASWLRRRKSEERRRGGEEKKVVLDGTKIRELVENKEAFTSFVEHKFQELDVNDDGKLSLEELQPAVVNIGAALGLSAPGTSPDSDHIYSEVLNEFTHGKREVASKSEFKEVLSDILLGMAAGLKRDPIVILRIDGEDLKEFVESPRFEPEAIAIFSVESANESLHKLLTVGLQQLTVEHGMPPASDSWVMSNIVEPALQSLSTGRLEQPASQEIFLEEFKKLLNSIIQHLQGHPVIVAHSENTFDGSGIKRLLSNNFELEKVDSNINTMLLNIL from the exons ATGGCGAGTTGGTTGCGGAGGAGGAAGagcgaggagaggaggaggggaggggaagagaagaaggtgGTGCTGGACGGGACGAAGATAAGGGAGCTGGTGGAGAACAAGGAGGCATTCACCAGCTTCGTGGAGCACAAGTTTCAGGAGCTGGATGTCAACGATGACGGCAAGCTCTCCCTCGAGGAGCTCCAGCCTGCCGTTGTCAACATCGGCGCCGCCCTCGGCCTCTCGGCCCCGGGCACCTCGCCGGACTCCGACCACATCTACTCTGAG GTTTTGAATGAATTCACACATGGAAAGCGAGAAGTAGCGAGCAAGTCCGAGTTCAAGGAGGTGCTTTCTGATATTTTGTTGGGCATGGCAGCTGGGCTTAAAAGGGATCCAATCGTGATCTTGAGGATTGATGGAGAAGATCTGAAAGAGTTTGTTGAGAGCCCAAGATTTGAACCAGAGGCAATTGCCATATTCTCGGTGGAGTCGGCAAATGAGTCTCTCCACAAGCTCTTGACAGTGGGTCTTCAACAACTCACGGTTGAGCATGGCATGCCACCAGCTTCTGACTCTTGG GTCATGAGCAACATTGTGGAGCCTGCATTACAATCACTTTCTACCGGCCGGCTTGAACAGCCTGCTTCTCAAGAGATCTTCTTAGAAGAATTTAAGAAGCTTTTGAACAGCATCATCCAGCACCTCCAAGGACACCCTGTCATCGTTGCCCACAGTGAAAACACCTTTGATGGGAGTGGCATCAAGAGACTATTGTCCAACAATTTTGAATTGGAAAAGGTTGATTCTAATATCAACACCa
- the LOC103703880 gene encoding transcription factor E2FB-like: MSEVEGSSLPPTELRLPSPHQHAQQILRPASHRHFPFSPALALDPHLLPRRSPGPTDKDRIAAPDASVKKQTNGTEIKKVESGEGPIGQRQTEETGSHILPTESGTGVKCPRKPQHSKHKKAVQQQLPGLAEGNVSNILNPSSCRYDSSLGLLTKKFVKLLQQADDGTLDLNRAAEILDVQKRRIYDITNVLEGVGLIEKNLKNRISCKGIDMSRPKEMDDQVAALKAEVETLYTEDCSLDGMIREMQDNLRILTEEENSQKWLYLTNDDINNLPCFEDSTLIAIKAPRGTSIEVPDPDEGLDFPQRRYQLLFRSSMGPVDMYLISNHGEIYEASNQNQQPAAMDLYVESSCKNDTSFQPADKHTGGTSERGHDQATLSNNLGSTAAQECMGGIVKIVPSDDMDTDYWFVSDPGVTVSDT, from the exons ATGTCCGAGGTCGAGGGCTCCAGCCTCCCGCCGACCGAGCTCCGGCTTCCGTCGCCCCACCAGCACGCACAACAGATCCTCCGCCCCGCCTCCCACCGCCACTTCCCCTTCTCCCCCGCCCTCGCCCTCGATCCGCACCTCCTCCCCCGCCGATCGCCCGGACCCACCGACAAGGACCGCATCGCCGCCCCCGACGCCTCC gtaaaaaaacaaacaaatggaACAGAAATAAAGAAAGTTGAGAGTGGTGAAGGGCCTATTGGACAAAGGCAGACGGAGGAAACCGGATCTCATATACTTCCAACTGAGTCAGGAACAGGTGTCAAGTGTCCACGAAAACCACAGCattcaaaacataaaaaagCAGTACAGCAGCAGTTGCCTGGACTAGCTGAGG GAAACGTTTCAAATATCTTAAATCCTAGCAGCTGCCGCTACGACAGTTCTCTAG GTTTGTTGACAAAGAAATTCGTCAAACTGCTTCAGCAAGCTGATGATGGGACTCTTGATTTGAACAGAGCAGCAGAAATTTTGGAT GTCCAAAAGAGGAGGATTTATGATATAACAAATGTTCTTGAAGGAGTAGGATTGATTGAAAAAAACTTGAAGAATAGGATAAGTTGCAA GGGAATTGATATGTCAAGGCCCAAGGAGATGGATGATCAAGTTGCTGCATTGAAG GCTGAAGTTGAAACTCTGTATACAGAAGATTGCAGCCTGGATGGAATGATCAG AGAGATGCAAGATAATCTCAGAATTCTGACTGAAGAGGAGAACAGCCAAAA ATGGCTCTATCTCACCAATGATGATATTAATAACCTTCCTTGCTTTGAG GATTCTACTCTAATTGCAATAAAAGCACCTCGAGGAACTAGTATTGAAGTTCCAGATCCTGATGAG GGTCTTGATTTTCCACAAAGACGATACCAATTACTTTTCAGAAGCTCAATGGGTCCTGTTGATATGTACTTGATCAG CAATCATGGAGAGATATACGAGGCTTCAAATCAAAACCAACAGCCAGCTGCAATGGATTTGTATGTCGAGAGTAGCTGCAAGAATGATACGTCTTTTCAGCCAGCAGACAAGCATACAGGTGGAACATCTGAGCGAGGACACGACCAAGCTACTCTTTCTAACAATTTGGGTTCAACCGCTGCACAAGAATGCATGGGTGGCATTGTGAAGATTGTCCCATCAGATGAT ATGGACACTGATTACTGGTTTGTATCAGATCCTGGAGTCACTGTTTCAGACACATGA